From the Arvicola amphibius chromosome 2, mArvAmp1.2, whole genome shotgun sequence genome, one window contains:
- the LOC119806283 gene encoding taste receptor type 2 member 120-like produces the protein MMNLLEWIVTIIIMTEFLLGNCVNIFIILVNAMDCIKRRKVSSADRIITALAVSRTGILWAMLMNWHSTVFTADIYSVQKRVWCRIIWEVNNHFSNWFGTILSMFYLFKIANFSNPLFLHLKRKTEKVLLKIFLGTFLFLVSYVGVININKIAWVSDYEGNATLKKKLKDITNLANLHLFGMINIIPLCISLTCVLLLIYSLGKHLRNMKYHGKGCQDTSTTVHIKALKTVVSFLLLYATYSFCVVIAGWSLHNAPVFLFSITIGAIYPTGHSFILIWGNQKLKQALQLFLKQVRC, from the coding sequence ATGATGAATTTACTGGAATGGATTGTCACCATTATAATAATGACAGAATTTCTCTTAGGGAACTGTGTCAATATCTTCATAATTCTTGTGAATGCCATGGACTGTATCAAGAGAAGAAAGGTCTCCTCTGCTGACAGAATCATAACTGCTCTTGCTGTCTCCAGAACTGGTATACTCTGGGCAATGTTAATGAACTGGCATTCAACTGTGTTTACTGCAGATATATACAGTGTACAGAAAAGAGTTTGGTGTCGCATTATCTGGGAGGTAAACAATCATTTTAGCAATTGGTTTGGGACTATACTCAGCATGTTTTATTTGTTCAAGATAGCTAATTTTTCCAACCCTCTATTTCTTCacctaaaaagaaaaactgagaaagtTCTCCTCAAGATATTTTTGGGGACCTTCCTGTTTTTGGTTTCATATGTTGGGGTGATAAACATCAACAAGATTGCTTGGGTGAGTGATTATGAAGGAAATGCAACTTTGAAGAAAAAACTGAAGGACATCACAAACCTTGCAAACTTACATCTCTTTGGCATGATAAATATCATACCACTTTGTATATCACTGACATGTGTTCTGCTCTTAATCTATTCCCTAGGCAAACATCTCAGGAATATGAAATACCATGGCAAAGGATGTCAAGATACCAGCACTACAGTCCACATAAAGGCTTTGAAAACTGtggtctcctttctcttgttATATGCTACATACTCATTCTGTGTGGTTATAGCAGGTTGGAGTTTACATAATGCACCAgtctttttgttttccataacAATTGGTGCCATCTACCCAACAGGTCATTCTTTTATCTTGATCTGGGGAAACCAGAAATTGAAACAGGCACTTCAGTTGTTTCTGAAGCAGGTGAGATgctga